In Apium graveolens cultivar Ventura chromosome 10, ASM990537v1, whole genome shotgun sequence, the following are encoded in one genomic region:
- the LOC141689329 gene encoding transcription initiation factor TFIID subunit 7-like: MEEQFILRVPPSVAERINQFLSQNVSSSDDNSLDLSFSDDGRSGTFAIGNDRFPASLLDLPAIVESYKTYDDNVLIKTADIGQMIMVREEGDSAPDAVDYRHGLTPPMRDARRRRFRREPDLNPELVKRIDKDLCEMKNGGTSEIADVEVAEHDGSVRNTNKKAAPALAQVGNAEERERSDSDESG, from the exons ATGGAGGAACAATTTATACTGAGAGTTCCACCTTCTGTTGCTGAGAGGATAAATCAatttttgagtcaaaatgtttCTTCCTCTGACGACAACTCATTGGATTTGTCTTTTTCTG ATGATGGGAGGAGTGGCACATTTGCCATTGGCAATGATCGCTTTCCTGCGTCACTCTTGGATCTTCCTGCCATTGTGGAATCATACAAGACTTACGATGACAATGTGCTGATTAAAACCGCAGATATTGGTCAA ATGATTATGGTCAGAGAAGAGGGTGATTCTGCTCCAGATGCAGTGGATTACCGGCATGGCCTCACCCCTCCTATGCGAGATGCTCGAAGACGGAGATTCCGTAGAGAGCCTGATTTAAAT CCTGAACTCGTGAAACGGATAGACAAAGATCTGTGTGAAATGAAGAATGGTGGAACTTCTGAAATTGCTGAT GTTGAAGTGGCTGAGCATGATGGAAGTGTTCGCAATACAAATAAAAAGGCTGCACCTGCACTTGCTCAGGTTGGAAATGCCGAGGAACGTGAAAGAAGTGATTCTGACGAATCTGGCTGA